The following are from one region of the Pleurodeles waltl isolate 20211129_DDA chromosome 4_1, aPleWal1.hap1.20221129, whole genome shotgun sequence genome:
- the LOC138288548 gene encoding interleukin-17A-like, giving the protein MTFKTSACAIVAFSLLALCSPAILIPTEPLGQELSHENHPEKDLAAKNGERCPGNGSVRFPHSARIDLRAIDVGAEDRMLTDISSRSLTPWDSSVDTDVNRNPEVIVQANCLHSMCLDSEGQKDLRLNSIPIRHQILVLRREQKGCSLKYKLEKQWVTFGCTCVRPAVSYVSY; this is encoded by the exons ATGACTTTTAAGACCTCAGCATGCGCAATTGTG GCCTTCTCTCTTCTGGCACTTTGTTCCCCAGCAATTTTAATTCCGACTGAACCTCTTGGCCAAGAGTTGTCTCACGAAAATCATCCAGAAAAAGACTTGGCAGCGAAGAATGGAGAGAGGTGTCCTGGTAACGGGAGTGTCAGGTTCCCTCACAGCGCGAGAATTGACCTCCGGGCCATCGATGTTGGTGCCGAAGACAGGATGCTGACAGACATTAGTAGCCGATCgctcacaccttgggactccag TGTAGATACGGATGTGAACAGAAACCCTGAGGTCATCGTGCAAGCCAACTGCCTCCACTCCATGTGCCTCGACTCTGAGGGGCAGAAGGACCTCCGTTTAAACTCCATTCCTATCAGGCACCAAATCCTTGTGCTGCGCCGGGAACAGAAGGGCTGCAGCCTGAAGTACAAACTGGAGAAGCAATGGGTGACTTTTGGATGCACCTGTGTCCGGCCTGCCGTCAGCTATGTCTCATACTGA